The Coffea arabica cultivar ET-39 chromosome 9e, Coffea Arabica ET-39 HiFi, whole genome shotgun sequence genome has a window encoding:
- the LOC113710393 gene encoding 24-methylenesterol C-methyltransferase 2-like gives MDSLTLFCTTFLLAGGLYWFVCVLGSAEQKGKHAAQLSGGSIDKEKVQDNYKQYWSFFGRPKEIETAEKVPAFVDTFYNLVTDIYEWGWGQSFHFSPSIPGKSYRDATRIHEEMAVDLLGVKKGARILDAGCGVGGPMRAIAAHSSANVVGITINEYQVNRARMHNEKAGLDSLCEVVCGNFLQMPFPDSSFDGVYSIEATCHAPNLEEVYSEIYRVLKPGSLYVSYEWVTTEFYNPENPEHVEIIHGIERGDALPGLRSYRDIAQIAKKVGFEVVKEKDLAKPPAKPWWTRLKMGRIAYWRNHILVTVLTWLGIAPKGVVDVHEMLFVTADYLTRGGETGIFTPMHMVLCRKPEHSNSSD, from the coding sequence ATGGATTCTCTCACCCTCTTCTGCACCACTTTCCTCCTCGCCGGCGGCCTCTACTGGTTCGTCTGCGTTCTGGGCTCCGCCGAACAGAAAGGGAAGCACGCCGCCCAACTGTCCGGCGGCTCCATCGACAAAGAGAAAGTCCAAGACAACTACAAACAGTACTGGTCCTTCTTCGGCCGCCCCAAGGAGATCGAGACCGCCGAGAAAGTCCCCGCTTTCGTCGACACCTTCTACAACCTTGTCACTGACATTTACGAGTGGGGTTGGGGTCAATCCTTCCATTTCTCTCCCTCCATCCCCGGCAAGTCCTACCGGGACGCCACCAGAATCCACGAGGAAATGGCCGTCGATCTCTTGGGTGTCAAGAAGGGTGCCCGCATTCTTGATGCCGGCTGTGGTGTCGGCGGCCCGATGCGTGCCATCGCCGCTCATTCCAGTGCCAACGTCGTCGGCATCACCATTAACGAGTACCAGGTAAACCGAGCCCGGATGCACAATGAGAAAGCCGGCCTCGATTCCCTGTGCGAAGTTGTCTGTGGCAACTTCCTGCAAATGCCCTTCCCCGACAGCAGCTTCGACGGGGTTTACTCCATCGAAGCCACCTGCCATGCACCCAATCTGGAGGAAGTCTACAGCGAGATCTACCGAGTTTTGAAGCCCGGATCCCTGTACGTCTCCTACGAATGGGTCACCACCGAATTCTACAACCCGGAAAATCCGGAGCACGTCGAGATAATCCATGGGATTGAGAGGGGCGATGCTCTTCCGGGGTTGAGGAGTTACAGGGACATTGCCCAGATAGCCAAGAAGGTGGGATTCGAGGTGGTCAAGGAGAAAGATTTAGCGAAGCCCCCCGCCAAGCCCTGGTGGACCCGGCTCAAGATGGGCAGGATTGCTTATTGGAGGAACCACATTTTGGTGACGGTTCTTACCTGGCTTGGGATTGCCCCCAAAGGCGTGGTTGACGTCCACGAGATGTTGTTTGTCACCGCCGATTATCTCACCAGAGGTGGTGAGACCGGGATTTTCACTCCTATGCATATGGTTCTCTGCAGAAAGCCTGAACATAGCAATTCTTCTGATTAG